A region of the Bacillus sp. NP247 genome:
CACTTAGCTGCTTATGAAGCGCTGAATAATAGTAAACTATGTTGGACTGTTGTTTGTCCGACGCATTTAATAGATGGTGATGTAACAGGTGTATATCGAACTGAAAAAGATATGTTGCCAACAGATGGATCGAAAATCACAGTTGGTGATACAGCCCATTTTACATGGAGTTTACGTAATAAAAGCTTATACGAGAAAAGTCGAGTAGGTATTTCATATTAAAAAACCATCCCAAAATAGGGATGGCTAAAAAATGATATAGCATACAAAGATGATAATCATAATGATTTGGAGAATGGCTTTGGCTACTGTACTACTTAAAAAACCGACTACAGTTGCAATTCCGACTAAAAGGGCGTCTTTTGGCGCCTTTTTATGCATTAGTTCCGTAATAAATACAGATAAGAACGGTATGATAATAAGCCCGAATGGTGGGAAGAAGAACGATCCGACAATGATAGAAACCATACCAACACGTTCGCCCGATTTTGTACTTCCGTATTTTTTTAGGAAGTATCCATTTGCAATAAAGTCAGCAACGAAAATGAAGAGTGTAAAGATGACTTGAATAATCCAAAAAGATGTCGTTAACTCTCCGCCATTTATTCCGAAATGATAAATGAAATAGCCAGCCCATACGGCAAGGATGCCAGGAATAATGGGGTATATAAAGGCAAGAAATGAAACAATGAAACAAGCAATGATACAAATTGTTAGTAAAACAGTCACCTTATAACTCCTTTGTAGTATCTAATTTATGTACAGCAATCTTTTTAATTTGATGCCCATCAAGTTCTAATGCTTTAAATTGAAAACCATCATATTCAACTGAATAGCCAGCCTCAATATTTAAATCAATTGATTGAGAGAGAAGCCAACCACCAATTGTATCTAAATCACTTTCATCGATATGTAGGCCAAACATATCATTTACTTCAGAAATGAGTACTTTCCCATCTAAAACAGTAAGCTTAGGAGTACGCTTTTCAATCATTGGTGATTCGTCTGCGTCAAATTCATCTTGAATTTCTCCGATAATTTCTTCAAGAATATCCTCCATCGTTAAAAGACCAGCAGTTCCACCATATTCATCCATAACAATCGCCATTTGTACGCGATTCTTTTGGAGGTGTATTAACGTTTTACGAATGGGAACTGTTTCAAATACAGTTAAAACAGGATGTATGTAGGCATCAAGTGGTTTGTAAATGCCTTTTGTTTGATTATGAAAAATCTCTTTCGTATTTATCATTCCAATAATATCATCTTTATCCTTTTCAATAATAGGATAACGTGTATACTTTTCAGTTGCAACGATTTTCATATTTTCTTCTAACGTATTTTCAGTAGATAAACAAACCATTTCAGTTCTAGGTACCATAATTTCTTTAGCAACACGATCATCAAATTCAAAAATATTATTTACATATTTATATTCGGTTTGATTAATTTCGCCGCTTTTATAGCTTTCACCTAAAATGAGTCGTAGTTCTTCTTCGGAATGAGCAAGTTCATTTTCTTTCGCAGGCTCTAAACCTAATAATTTAGTGAAAAATACAGCTGAACTATTCAGTAACCAAATGAATGGATACATAATTTTATCAAACAAAATAAGCGGTTTTGCAAATTTTAATGTGATTGCCTCTGCTTTTTGGATTGCGAAAGACTTAGGAACTAACTCGCCTAATACAACATGGAAAAAAGTAATCACACTAAAAGCAATAATAAAGGATAACGTGTTAGCCATTGTTCCAGTAATATTGATTTTTTCAAATAATGGTCGCAGTATATGTTCCACAGTTGGTTCACCAAGCCAACCAAGTCCTAAAGAGGTGATAGTAATGCCAAGCTGACAAGCGGATAAATAAACGTCTAAGTTAGATAAAACGCTTCTTGCAGCCAATGCTTGCTTATTACCTTCATTTGCAAGCTGGTCAATTCGACTTTTTCGTACTTTTACAACAGCGAATTCTGATGCAACGAAAAAGCCAGAAATAAGGATAAGTATAAAGATGAGAAAAATATTTAATATGTCCAAGTGTGTTCTTTACTCCTAATTTGGAATAAAGATGTCACCTCCTGCAATTATGTTATACTTTTATAATAAATCCAAATGAAAAGATTAGTCAAAGAAAATGGGCAAATATTGGTAGGTTTCTATAGTAGTTTTTTAATTTGCTGTTATTTTGTCCTCTATATAATAGGAATAACCGTCTACTTTTAATTTAAGTAGACGGTTATTCTATGTTATGGTT
Encoded here:
- a CDS encoding DUF456 domain-containing protein — encoded protein: MTVLLTICIIACFIVSFLAFIYPIIPGILAVWAGYFIYHFGINGGELTTSFWIIQVIFTLFIFVADFIANGYFLKKYGSTKSGERVGMVSIIVGSFFFPPFGLIIIPFLSVFITELMHKKAPKDALLVGIATVVGFLSSTVAKAILQIIMIIIFVCYIIF
- a CDS encoding hemolysin family protein produces the protein MDILNIFLIFILILISGFFVASEFAVVKVRKSRIDQLANEGNKQALAARSVLSNLDVYLSACQLGITITSLGLGWLGEPTVEHILRPLFEKINITGTMANTLSFIIAFSVITFFHVVLGELVPKSFAIQKAEAITLKFAKPLILFDKIMYPFIWLLNSSAVFFTKLLGLEPAKENELAHSEEELRLILGESYKSGEINQTEYKYVNNIFEFDDRVAKEIMVPRTEMVCLSTENTLEENMKIVATEKYTRYPIIEKDKDDIIGMINTKEIFHNQTKGIYKPLDAYIHPVLTVFETVPIRKTLIHLQKNRVQMAIVMDEYGGTAGLLTMEDILEEIIGEIQDEFDADESPMIEKRTPKLTVLDGKVLISEVNDMFGLHIDESDLDTIGGWLLSQSIDLNIEAGYSVEYDGFQFKALELDGHQIKKIAVHKLDTTKEL